The proteins below are encoded in one region of Pontibacter deserti:
- a CDS encoding 3-oxoacyl-ACP synthase III family protein, producing the protein MRNSKIAGVGHYVPERVVTNKDLEKIMDTSDEWIRERTGIVERRYFTEGTDTTANMGANAARMALKNAGLEATNLDMIVFATLSPDYVFPGSGVLLQRELGLKEIPALDVRNQCSGFIYALSVADQFIKTGMYNNVLVVGSEIHSSGLDFSTRGRNVSVIFGDGAGAVVLTPSESTDKGILSTHLHADGEFAEELATIDPGSNKKDRLTHQMIDEGTIFPYMNGNMVFKHAVTRFPEAIEEALNKNGYKASDIDMLIPHQANLRITSYIQQKMGLPADKVMSNIHKYGNTTAASVPIALSEAVQEGRIKEGDLVCMAAFGSGFTWASALVRW; encoded by the coding sequence ATGCGTAATTCAAAAATAGCTGGCGTTGGCCATTATGTACCTGAAAGAGTAGTAACCAACAAAGACCTGGAGAAGATCATGGACACTTCTGATGAGTGGATCCGAGAGCGTACAGGTATAGTGGAGCGCCGCTACTTTACTGAAGGAACAGACACAACTGCCAACATGGGTGCCAATGCAGCCCGTATGGCTCTTAAAAATGCCGGGCTTGAAGCTACTAATCTCGACATGATTGTATTTGCTACCCTTAGCCCTGATTATGTTTTCCCTGGCTCTGGCGTATTATTGCAGCGTGAACTTGGCCTGAAAGAAATTCCTGCGTTGGATGTACGTAACCAGTGCTCAGGCTTCATCTATGCGCTTTCGGTTGCAGATCAGTTTATCAAGACCGGAATGTATAACAATGTATTGGTGGTAGGTTCCGAAATTCACTCAAGCGGCTTAGATTTCTCTACACGCGGACGTAATGTGTCGGTTATTTTCGGGGATGGTGCCGGCGCCGTAGTGCTTACTCCTTCTGAGAGCACCGACAAAGGTATACTTTCTACACACCTGCATGCCGATGGCGAATTTGCCGAGGAGCTGGCAACCATTGATCCGGGCAGCAACAAAAAAGACCGCCTGACGCACCAGATGATTGATGAAGGTACGATTTTCCCTTACATGAACGGTAACATGGTGTTCAAGCATGCTGTAACACGTTTCCCGGAAGCAATTGAAGAAGCACTTAACAAAAACGGCTATAAAGCTTCTGATATAGACATGCTTATACCGCACCAGGCCAACCTGCGAATCACCTCATATATACAGCAGAAAATGGGCTTGCCTGCCGACAAAGTAATGAGCAACATTCATAAGTATGGCAACACTACAGCAGCCTCAGTTCCTATTGCATTAAGCGAAGCCGTGCAGGAAGGACGCATAAAAGAAGGTGACCTGGTATGTATGGCAGCATTCGGTAGCGGCTTTACCTGGGCATCAGCCTTAGTTCGTTGGTAA
- a CDS encoding glycosyltransferase: protein MSEKRILLASLLKPINDTRMYEKLGLSLSKLPYTQVHIAGFEAPAPAGIPSNVQLHPVFSFRRLSISRFTAQRKFLKLLQSIKPDLIIVCTHELLLAAWYYSRKYKCKLIYDVQENYSLNLTAQDTYHPILKRVLATGVRSIEQLTASRIDHFLLAEQSYAQELPFIEDRFTILENKYKPGTNYIKPATPVQVNRDKLKLLYSGTISSLYGIFEAVRLAEELHKTNADVTLTIIGYCAHTQTLQKLQQAILGKPYITLIGGDKLVPHQAILQAIATHDIGLLPYQPNPSTFRCIPTKLYEYMAYGLPILMKQNPLWDNLLSEAKAGLSINFNHHSISSLLLALYENKFYTSGIPADIFWEQEEGKLVTIVQRLLQQTL, encoded by the coding sequence ATGTCTGAAAAGAGAATTCTGCTTGCTTCGTTACTAAAACCCATTAACGATACCCGTATGTATGAGAAGCTGGGGCTTTCGCTGAGCAAGCTGCCATATACACAGGTTCATATTGCCGGCTTCGAAGCTCCTGCTCCTGCCGGTATACCTTCTAATGTGCAGCTGCATCCTGTCTTTTCATTCCGCAGATTAAGTATAAGCCGGTTTACAGCCCAACGTAAATTCCTGAAGCTGCTGCAAAGTATAAAACCTGACCTTATTATAGTTTGTACCCACGAACTGCTTTTGGCTGCCTGGTACTACTCCCGCAAGTATAAATGCAAACTGATCTATGATGTGCAGGAAAACTATAGCCTGAACCTTACGGCGCAGGACACTTACCACCCTATACTTAAAAGAGTATTGGCAACAGGAGTAAGAAGTATAGAACAACTGACTGCCTCCAGAATAGACCATTTCCTGCTGGCAGAACAAAGCTATGCACAGGAGCTGCCTTTTATAGAGGACCGTTTTACAATTCTGGAGAACAAGTATAAACCAGGTACAAACTACATCAAGCCTGCTACACCAGTTCAAGTAAACAGAGATAAATTAAAGTTACTTTATTCAGGTACCATCTCCAGCCTCTATGGGATTTTTGAAGCAGTGCGGCTGGCTGAGGAACTGCATAAGACAAATGCTGATGTAACATTAACTATAATTGGCTACTGCGCACATACTCAAACTTTACAAAAACTACAGCAGGCTATACTTGGTAAACCTTATATTACTTTAATAGGAGGTGATAAGCTCGTACCACACCAGGCTATACTTCAGGCTATCGCTACGCATGATATAGGTTTGTTACCATATCAGCCTAACCCCAGCACGTTCAGGTGTATCCCTACCAAACTTTACGAGTATATGGCTTATGGCCTACCCATACTTATGAAGCAAAACCCATTGTGGGATAATTTGTTATCAGAAGCAAAGGCAGGCTTAAGCATAAACTTTAATCACCACAGCATTTCAAGCTTATTATTAGCACTTTATGAAAATAAATTTTATACATCAGGAATACCAGCAGATATCTTCTGGGAGCAGGAAGAAGGCAAATTAGTAACGATAGTTCAGAGGCTTTTACAGCAGACTTTATAA
- a CDS encoding 2,3,4,5-tetrahydropyridine-2,6-dicarboxylate N-succinyltransferase: MALQTIIEQAWENRALLQEQATVDAVRAVIEELDKGRIRVAEPVGDEWKVNEWVKKAVLMYFPIQAMKTIEVGPFEFHDKIALKTNYAAQGVRVVPHAIARYGSFLEKGVIMMPSYVNIGAYVGEGTMVDTWATVGSCSQVGKNVHLSGGVGLGGVLEPVQAAPVIIEDGAFIGSRSILVEGCRIGKEAVIGAGVTITGSSKIIDVTGSEPKEYKGYVPPRAVVIPGSYTKKFPAGDFQVPCALIIGQRKESTDLKTSLNDALRDNAVAV, translated from the coding sequence ATGGCGCTTCAGACTATAATAGAACAAGCCTGGGAAAACAGAGCTTTGTTGCAGGAGCAGGCTACTGTAGATGCAGTACGTGCGGTAATAGAAGAATTAGATAAAGGAAGAATCCGGGTGGCGGAGCCGGTTGGCGACGAATGGAAGGTAAATGAGTGGGTAAAGAAAGCCGTACTTATGTACTTCCCGATTCAGGCCATGAAAACCATAGAAGTAGGGCCTTTCGAGTTTCATGATAAGATTGCCCTTAAAACAAACTATGCAGCGCAGGGTGTCCGTGTAGTGCCTCACGCCATAGCACGTTATGGCTCGTTCCTGGAGAAAGGTGTGATCATGATGCCATCTTATGTAAACATTGGTGCTTATGTAGGTGAAGGTACTATGGTTGATACCTGGGCAACAGTAGGTAGCTGTTCACAGGTTGGTAAAAACGTACACCTGAGCGGTGGTGTTGGTCTGGGTGGCGTATTGGAGCCTGTTCAGGCTGCTCCGGTTATCATTGAAGATGGTGCCTTTATCGGATCGAGAAGTATATTGGTGGAAGGTTGCCGTATTGGTAAAGAAGCCGTTATCGGTGCCGGTGTAACTATAACCGGTAGCTCAAAAATTATCGACGTGACAGGCAGCGAGCCTAAAGAGTATAAAGGTTATGTACCGCCGCGTGCTGTGGTTATACCTGGTTCTTACACCAAGAAATTCCCTGCCGGCGATTTCCAGGTACCTTGTGCCCTGATCATCGGTCAGCGTAAAGAAAGCACTGACCTGAAAACATCATTGAACGATGCACTGCGCGATAACGCTGTAGCAGTTTAG
- a CDS encoding VOC family protein: MSQEKNNVVGWFEIPVTDMPRAIKFYSTVFGFELESQQFGNEEMAWFPWSDNGMGASGSLVKNEDLYKPSADGTIVYFSSPSGDLANELAKVEAAGGKLLKEKTIITEEIGYMCLVLDTEGNRIAFHSRQ; encoded by the coding sequence ATGAGCCAGGAGAAAAACAACGTAGTTGGCTGGTTTGAGATACCAGTTACCGACATGCCACGCGCCATTAAGTTTTATAGTACAGTGTTTGGGTTTGAACTGGAGAGCCAGCAATTTGGAAACGAAGAAATGGCCTGGTTCCCGTGGAGCGACAATGGTATGGGAGCATCCGGTTCTTTAGTGAAGAACGAAGACCTTTACAAACCTTCAGCTGATGGTACGATTGTTTACTTCTCCTCACCTTCCGGTGATCTAGCAAATGAACTAGCTAAAGTTGAAGCTGCAGGTGGAAAGTTACTTAAGGAGAAAACAATTATCACCGAAGAAATCGGCTATATGTGCTTGGTACTGGATACCGAAGGCAACCGAATCGCCTTTCACTCAAGACAGTAA
- a CDS encoding 3-hydroxyacyl-CoA dehydrogenase family protein → MKKVAVIGSGTMGNGIAHVFAQNGFQVALVDISEEALNKALGTISKNLDRIIAKGNLTEEQKKHTLDNITTFTNMQEGVREADLVVEAATENVDLKLKIFRDLNSFTKPEAILASNTSSISITKIASVTDRPDKVIGMHFMNPVPVMKLVEIIRGYSTSDEVTQQIMDISLQLGKVPTECNDYPGFVANRILMPMINEAIYSLYEGVAGVEEIDTIMKLGMAHPMGPLQLADFIGLDVCLSILNVLHDGFGNPKYAPCPLLVNMVQAGHKGVKTGQGFYSWTHGSKELVVADRFKKR, encoded by the coding sequence ATGAAGAAAGTCGCAGTAATTGGGTCAGGCACAATGGGCAACGGTATTGCTCATGTTTTTGCACAGAATGGTTTCCAGGTAGCCCTGGTAGATATATCAGAAGAAGCATTGAATAAAGCTTTAGGAACTATCTCTAAAAACTTAGACCGCATTATCGCCAAAGGCAACCTGACTGAAGAGCAGAAAAAACATACGTTAGATAACATTACCACCTTCACAAATATGCAGGAAGGTGTAAGAGAAGCTGACCTTGTTGTGGAAGCTGCCACAGAGAACGTAGACCTTAAACTGAAGATCTTCCGAGACCTGAACAGCTTTACCAAGCCTGAAGCTATACTTGCCAGCAACACCTCCTCTATCTCAATTACAAAAATTGCATCTGTTACTGACAGACCTGATAAAGTAATTGGCATGCACTTCATGAACCCGGTTCCGGTAATGAAGCTGGTAGAGATCATTCGTGGCTATTCTACTTCTGATGAAGTTACGCAACAAATAATGGATATTTCGCTGCAACTGGGCAAAGTGCCAACAGAGTGCAACGATTACCCTGGTTTTGTGGCTAACCGTATCCTGATGCCGATGATCAACGAAGCGATCTATAGTTTATATGAAGGCGTAGCGGGTGTAGAAGAAATTGATACCATTATGAAGTTAGGCATGGCGCACCCGATGGGCCCGCTGCAACTGGCCGACTTTATAGGTCTGGATGTGTGTTTATCTATACTTAATGTACTGCACGATGGCTTTGGTAATCCTAAATATGCGCCATGTCCGCTTCTGGTAAACATGGTACAGGCGGGCCACAAAGGTGTGAAAACCGGGCAAGGCTTCTACTCCTGGACGCACGGCAGTAAAGAACTGGTAGTAGCTGATCGTTTTAAGAAGCGTTAA
- a CDS encoding lmo0937 family membrane protein — translation MGNLLYIIAVVLIIFWLIGFLGFPDAVGGIIHVLLVLAVIAVLLRLIRGV, via the coding sequence ATGGGAAATTTACTTTATATTATAGCCGTAGTGCTTATAATTTTCTGGCTCATCGGTTTCTTAGGATTCCCGGATGCTGTTGGTGGCATTATTCACGTGTTGCTTGTACTTGCTGTAATAGCTGTGCTGCTGCGACTGATACGGGGAGTCTAA
- a CDS encoding lmo0937 family membrane protein codes for MGNLLYIIAVILVIFWLIGFLGFPDAVGGLIHILLVIAVIMVLLRLIRG; via the coding sequence ATGGGAAATTTATTGTATATTATAGCAGTTATCCTTGTGATTTTCTGGCTTATCGGTTTCTTGGGATTCCCTGATGCCGTTGGTGGTCTGATTCACATTCTATTAGTAATCGCCGTTATCATGGTACTGTTACGCCTTATAAGGGGCTAA
- a CDS encoding ABC-F family ATP-binding cassette domain-containing protein: MISTNNVSLRYGKRTLFEDVSIKFVPGNCYGLIGANGAGKSTFLKILSGEIEPNTGSVEIPAKARLAVLKQNHFAYDEFPVLQTVIMGHKRLFDIMQEKDAIYAKADFTDADGERAAELEGEFADMEGWNAEYEAAELLSGLGISENLHYSLMKDLSGSEKVRVLLAQALFGNPDILLLDEPTNNLDAESIMWLENFLGNFPNTVIVVSHDRHFLDAVCTHVADIDFGKIKMYAGNYSFWYESSQLALKQRSDANKKTEDKRKELEEFIRRFSANASKSKQATSRAKLLEKLTVDDIQPSSRKYPYIAFKPEREAGNQLLQVENLSKSVEGQPIFTDVSFMVDKGDKIAILGRNDVAATLFFKILAGEVKPDTGDFKWGTTINTAFFPKDNAEFFNTDLNLVDWLRQYSVEKDESFIRGFLGRMLFSGEESLKKANVLSGGEKVRCMFSKMMLQSGNFLVMDDPTNHLDLESITALNNSLKDFDGTVLFSSHDLQFVDTIANRIIELTPNGMIDKRMTYEEYLQDDNIRELRKKMYETATV, from the coding sequence ATGATCAGTACTAACAATGTAAGCTTGAGATATGGCAAGCGCACATTATTTGAAGATGTAAGTATAAAATTTGTACCTGGCAATTGCTATGGTTTGATAGGTGCTAACGGAGCGGGTAAATCTACGTTCCTGAAGATTTTATCTGGTGAGATTGAGCCTAACACTGGTTCAGTTGAAATACCAGCCAAAGCAAGACTAGCCGTTTTAAAGCAGAACCACTTTGCTTACGATGAGTTTCCAGTACTGCAGACGGTAATTATGGGCCATAAGCGCCTGTTCGACATTATGCAGGAGAAAGATGCCATTTATGCCAAAGCTGATTTTACTGATGCCGATGGCGAACGCGCAGCCGAACTGGAAGGCGAATTTGCCGACATGGAAGGCTGGAATGCCGAATACGAAGCAGCTGAACTCCTGAGCGGTCTGGGTATTAGCGAGAACCTGCACTACTCCCTGATGAAGGACTTGAGTGGTAGCGAAAAAGTACGTGTTTTATTGGCTCAGGCTTTGTTTGGTAACCCGGATATCCTGTTACTAGATGAGCCTACCAACAACCTGGATGCAGAGTCGATCATGTGGCTTGAAAACTTCCTGGGTAATTTCCCGAACACAGTTATAGTTGTATCGCACGACCGCCACTTCCTGGATGCTGTTTGTACACACGTAGCCGATATCGACTTTGGCAAAATTAAGATGTATGCCGGTAACTATAGTTTCTGGTATGAGTCTAGCCAGCTTGCCCTGAAGCAGCGCTCAGATGCCAACAAGAAGACAGAAGATAAGCGTAAAGAACTGGAAGAATTTATCCGTCGTTTCAGCGCTAACGCTTCAAAATCCAAGCAGGCAACATCACGTGCTAAATTACTAGAAAAACTTACGGTGGATGATATACAACCATCATCACGTAAATATCCATATATCGCTTTTAAACCAGAGCGAGAAGCTGGTAACCAACTGTTGCAGGTAGAAAATCTGAGCAAGTCTGTGGAAGGCCAGCCGATTTTTACGGATGTAAGCTTTATGGTGGATAAAGGTGATAAGATTGCTATACTTGGTCGTAATGACGTTGCCGCTACCTTGTTCTTTAAAATACTGGCCGGTGAAGTGAAACCTGATACTGGAGACTTTAAGTGGGGTACAACTATAAACACTGCTTTCTTCCCGAAAGATAATGCTGAATTCTTTAATACGGACCTAAACCTGGTAGACTGGCTGCGTCAGTACTCTGTTGAGAAAGACGAAAGCTTTATTCGTGGTTTCCTGGGCCGTATGTTGTTCTCCGGCGAAGAATCGTTAAAGAAAGCGAACGTATTATCGGGTGGTGAGAAAGTACGCTGTATGTTCTCCAAAATGATGCTGCAGTCTGGTAACTTCCTGGTAATGGATGACCCTACCAACCACCTGGACCTGGAATCTATTACAGCGCTTAACAACTCGCTTAAGGATTTTGATGGTACGGTATTGTTCTCCTCTCACGACTTACAGTTTGTGGATACTATTGCCAATCGTATTATAGAGTTAACCCCGAATGGTATGATTGACAAACGCATGACTTACGAAGAGTACCTGCAGGACGATAATATTCGCGAACTGCGCAAAAAAATGTACGAAACAGCAACGGTATAA
- a CDS encoding DUF4199 domain-containing protein, translating into MATGKISYQNVSIKYGILVGIAHIVYFLIMGVLGLHDVIELSFISGLFLVIGIIIAISKFKRLSHGAIRYFEGLGIGATVGVVSSVILAIFLAIYISVFDATYLENLQASALFPESISLLSLMLLTVIYGTIPGFFIAFIAMQWFKREGHSMPERV; encoded by the coding sequence ATGGCAACTGGAAAAATATCTTATCAGAATGTGTCGATCAAATATGGCATCCTGGTTGGAATTGCACACATTGTTTACTTTTTGATAATGGGTGTTCTTGGATTACATGATGTTATTGAACTCTCTTTTATAAGTGGTCTTTTCCTGGTTATAGGTATCATAATTGCAATTTCAAAATTCAAGCGTTTAAGTCATGGTGCAATACGCTATTTTGAAGGACTGGGAATAGGAGCTACGGTAGGTGTGGTGTCATCTGTAATCTTGGCTATATTTCTTGCTATTTATATAAGTGTTTTTGACGCAACTTACCTGGAGAACCTGCAGGCAAGTGCGCTGTTCCCTGAAAGTATATCGCTGCTCTCGCTGATGTTACTGACTGTTATATATGGTACCATTCCCGGCTTCTTTATTGCCTTTATTGCAATGCAGTGGTTTAAGCGGGAAGGTCATTCAATGCCGGAGCGTGTATAA
- a CDS encoding DUF4199 domain-containing protein, translated as MEKIGLKYGLITAAGLIGYFLLMNLFGLAHILELRFLNAVILTIGIVLALRAYKKMKQGNIGYLSGLGAAFMTALVATLIFSSFMLLFIKAFDDSLMDVLTANRMVGERVASTPGLVIFMVLMLEGVISGAMIGFIAMQFFKRPEHTVPNSP; from the coding sequence ATGGAAAAGATAGGCCTGAAGTATGGCTTGATTACAGCCGCCGGCCTTATAGGTTATTTCCTGCTGATGAACTTGTTCGGGCTGGCCCACATTCTTGAATTAAGGTTTCTGAATGCTGTTATCCTGACTATAGGTATTGTGCTTGCACTAAGAGCCTATAAAAAAATGAAACAAGGTAATATTGGTTACTTAAGCGGGCTTGGAGCAGCTTTTATGACAGCGCTTGTAGCTACTCTTATATTTTCGTCGTTCATGCTGTTATTTATCAAAGCGTTTGATGACTCTTTGATGGACGTGCTAACTGCAAACCGCATGGTAGGAGAGCGTGTGGCAAGTACGCCGGGCCTGGTCATTTTTATGGTATTGATGCTGGAAGGGGTGATATCAGGAGCGATGATTGGTTTTATAGCCATGCAGTTTTTTAAACGACCAGAGCATACGGTTCCCAATAGTCCCTGA
- a CDS encoding murein L,D-transpeptidase catalytic domain family protein, whose amino-acid sequence MLRTAILLLALSLLSSNSPEANPMATTILPASIAKNSATTTISGGLSFEQKQIAFTEHVEDIYDDADLKGKGLSLPVFQKAFIGFMNLKQRQKVSSSKSILTVVDFTKSSREKRMWVIDLNEKKLLFNTLVAHGRNTGNVIAEKFSNQPNSYMSSLGFYVTDNTYFGKHGLSLKLDGLDKGFNTNARARAIVIHGADYATKDFIKQYGRLGRSLGCPALPTEISKEVIETIKNETVLYVHSNDAAYKSDYLDLNLAVESFAADLSGFAQNI is encoded by the coding sequence ATGTTGAGAACAGCTATCCTCTTACTAGCATTGAGTCTTTTGTCGTCAAACTCTCCGGAAGCCAACCCAATGGCTACTACCATTTTGCCGGCATCAATAGCAAAAAATTCTGCTACAACAACTATAAGTGGTGGTCTCTCCTTCGAACAGAAGCAAATTGCCTTTACCGAGCATGTGGAAGATATCTATGATGATGCTGACCTGAAAGGTAAAGGTTTATCCTTACCTGTGTTCCAGAAGGCTTTTATCGGTTTCATGAATCTGAAACAGCGCCAGAAGGTATCATCTTCCAAGTCTATACTTACTGTTGTTGATTTTACAAAATCCAGCCGTGAGAAGCGTATGTGGGTAATCGATCTGAACGAGAAGAAATTACTGTTTAATACCTTGGTAGCGCATGGCCGTAATACAGGCAACGTGATAGCAGAGAAATTCTCAAACCAGCCTAACTCTTATATGAGCAGCCTGGGCTTTTATGTTACCGATAATACATATTTCGGCAAACATGGCTTGTCTTTAAAGCTTGATGGTTTAGATAAAGGCTTTAACACAAATGCAAGAGCTCGTGCCATAGTTATACATGGAGCCGATTATGCTACTAAAGATTTTATTAAGCAGTATGGCAGATTAGGCAGAAGCCTGGGTTGCCCTGCTTTGCCTACTGAGATCTCTAAGGAGGTAATCGAAACTATTAAAAATGAAACGGTACTTTACGTACACAGCAATGATGCTGCCTATAAATCTGATTACCTTGACTTGAACCTGGCGGTTGAGAGCTTTGCGGCTGATCTGTCTGGTTTTGCACAGAATATTTAA
- a CDS encoding M48 family metalloprotease, with product MRGLIKFIIGILIAAVSLVTYWCNTEQNEFTGEEQHVDMTVEQEIALGLQAAPEMASQYGGLHPDQEAANRIKEIGHQIVQQTDAGKTPYQFDFHLLADEQTVNAFALPGGQIFITAGLLKKLSTEGQVAGVLGHEIGHVVARHSAEQLAKAKLTQGLTGAAAIATYDPENPASQSGAIAAAMIGKLMNMSYGRDDELESDRLAVRLTGEAGFDPRAMLEVMRILDEASGGARGPEFTQTHPNPGNRIAEIERAIQEEYPNGLPNGLIP from the coding sequence ATGAGAGGATTAATAAAATTTATCATAGGCATACTTATCGCAGCCGTGTCGCTGGTAACGTATTGGTGCAATACAGAACAGAATGAGTTTACAGGGGAGGAGCAGCACGTAGATATGACAGTAGAGCAGGAGATAGCTCTTGGATTACAAGCTGCACCTGAAATGGCTTCGCAATACGGTGGTTTACATCCCGATCAGGAGGCTGCTAACCGTATCAAAGAAATTGGTCACCAGATTGTACAGCAAACCGACGCAGGTAAAACCCCTTATCAGTTCGATTTCCATTTGCTGGCCGATGAGCAGACGGTAAATGCTTTTGCATTGCCCGGCGGCCAAATATTTATAACGGCAGGTTTGCTCAAGAAACTAAGTACCGAAGGTCAGGTAGCAGGTGTTCTTGGTCATGAGATCGGGCATGTAGTAGCCAGACATTCAGCAGAACAACTTGCCAAAGCGAAATTAACCCAAGGGCTTACCGGAGCAGCTGCAATAGCCACCTACGACCCGGAAAATCCGGCTTCACAATCCGGGGCCATTGCCGCTGCCATGATTGGTAAATTAATGAATATGAGCTATGGTAGGGATGATGAACTGGAGTCGGACAGGCTGGCGGTACGATTAACAGGAGAGGCCGGTTTTGACCCAAGAGCGATGCTGGAAGTAATGCGAATATTAGATGAAGCCAGTGGCGGGGCACGTGGCCCTGAGTTTACACAAACCCACCCGAACCCGGGCAACAGGATAGCAGAAATAGAGCGTGCAATACAGGAAGAGTATCCAAATGGACTTCCGAATGGACTTATACCATAA
- a CDS encoding diacylglycerol/lipid kinase family protein — MEEYKAPETILFVINPIAGDIDKTDLEEDIIAMCDEHGLNHHVYKTTGENDSQEIKKQITDLKPDAVFAVGGDGTVSLVAALLIDTSTPLGIIPLGSGNGLSKDLNIPQDTEDALELIHQHVVRNIDTLDINGHPSIHLSDLGFNALVVQRFCDGETRGPGSYAWIALQEYLSYEPKFYTIETETERFEGEAFMVTIANANAFGSNAAINPTGILNDGRFEICLIERFPKSAALGILYKLYTDSIDDSVYTRKLTCRSATIYNTEHEVMHIDGEPVDLGEVVKVQIKPKSLKVLLPVPLPEDE; from the coding sequence ATGGAGGAATATAAAGCACCTGAAACTATTCTTTTTGTTATTAACCCAATTGCCGGGGATATAGATAAAACAGACCTGGAAGAAGATATTATTGCCATGTGTGATGAACATGGCCTTAACCATCATGTTTATAAAACAACCGGTGAGAATGATAGCCAGGAGATCAAGAAACAAATAACTGACCTGAAGCCCGATGCCGTATTTGCCGTCGGAGGAGATGGTACAGTTAGCCTGGTAGCAGCCTTGCTAATTGATACATCTACACCCTTAGGTATTATCCCGCTTGGTTCCGGTAATGGATTGTCGAAGGACCTGAACATACCACAGGATACCGAAGATGCACTGGAACTGATTCATCAGCATGTAGTCCGCAACATTGATACCCTGGATATAAACGGGCATCCTTCCATACATTTATCTGACCTTGGTTTTAATGCCCTGGTAGTGCAACGCTTTTGTGACGGTGAGACCCGTGGTCCTGGCTCATATGCATGGATTGCGCTGCAGGAATACCTGAGTTACGAACCTAAATTCTATACTATAGAAACAGAAACAGAACGATTTGAAGGGGAGGCTTTTATGGTTACTATAGCCAATGCAAATGCCTTTGGAAGCAACGCCGCCATAAACCCAACCGGTATATTAAATGATGGACGTTTTGAGATCTGTTTGATTGAGCGTTTCCCGAAATCTGCCGCTCTTGGCATTCTTTACAAACTATACACCGATAGTATTGATGATTCTGTTTATACTCGAAAGTTAACCTGCAGATCTGCTACTATTTATAATACAGAACACGAAGTAATGCACATAGATGGCGAACCGGTAGATCTGGGAGAGGTGGTGAAAGTACAGATAAAGCCAAAGAGCCTGAAGGTGTTATTGCCAGTTCCCTTACCTGAAGATGAATAG